A single region of the Rhodococcus sp. W8901 genome encodes:
- the groES gene encoding co-chaperone GroES, which yields MASVNIKPLEDKILVQANEAETTTASGLVIPDTAKEKPQEGTVVAVGPGRWDEDGEKRIPLDVQEGDTVIYSKYGGTEIKYAGQEYLILSARDVLAVVAK from the coding sequence GTGGCGAGCGTGAACATCAAGCCGCTCGAGGACAAGATCCTCGTCCAGGCCAACGAGGCCGAGACGACGACTGCCTCCGGCCTGGTCATCCCCGACACGGCGAAGGAGAAGCCCCAGGAGGGCACCGTCGTCGCTGTTGGTCCCGGCCGCTGGGACGAGGATGGCGAGAAGCGCATCCCCCTGGACGTCCAGGAAGGCGACACCGTCATCTACAGCAAGTACGGCGGAACCGAGATCAAGTACGCCGGCCAGGAGTACCTGATCCTGTCGGCTCGCGACGTTCTGGCTGTCGTCGCGAAGTAA
- a CDS encoding PaaI family thioesterase has product MSIWIGDPTIEIANEKGVDTLNRNLGIELTELTENSLEGRMPVDERTKQPAGVLHGGASVALAETLASWASIFAVDRSKFHCVGMEINANHVRPVSSGWVHGKATPLALGRKTHVWEIKIVNDEGKLVCISRCTMAVLETPSQY; this is encoded by the coding sequence GTGAGCATCTGGATCGGCGATCCCACCATCGAGATCGCGAACGAGAAGGGCGTCGACACCCTCAACCGCAACCTCGGCATCGAGCTGACGGAACTGACCGAGAACTCGCTCGAGGGCCGGATGCCGGTCGACGAGCGCACCAAGCAGCCCGCGGGCGTGCTGCACGGTGGCGCCTCGGTCGCGCTCGCCGAGACCCTCGCCAGCTGGGCGTCGATCTTCGCGGTGGATCGCAGCAAGTTCCATTGCGTCGGTATGGAGATCAACGCCAACCACGTCCGACCCGTGAGCTCGGGCTGGGTGCACGGCAAGGCGACGCCGCTGGCATTGGGCCGCAAGACGCACGTGTGGGAGATCAAGATCGTGAACGACGAGGGCAAGCTCGTGTGCATCTCGCGATGCACGATGGCCGTCCTGGAGACGCCGTCGCAGTACTGA
- a CDS encoding zinc-binding dehydrogenase, which translates to MLAAVAVAQNADDPLSGLELREVPDPVVPDGWAKVAVRSSALNMHDVWTLRGVGHPADRIPMILGCDAAGVDEDGNEVIVYPVIADADGGGGDETLDPGRALLSEQHDGAFAEYLVVPRRNLIPKPEWLSFDEAACLPVAWTTAYRMLFTQAQIKAGDRVLVQGAGGGVATAAISLAAAAGAKVYAASRSAEKRASALELGAHTAIEAGARLPEKVDVVIETVGEATWAHSMRALRPGGTIVIAGATSGSNPSADLTRIFYLQQRILGSTGCTRAELVSMLRMMDATGLRPKIDRVIPLQDIHSGFQAMIDGDVNGKVVVKVS; encoded by the coding sequence ATGCTCGCAGCCGTCGCCGTCGCCCAGAACGCGGACGATCCGCTGAGCGGTCTCGAACTCCGCGAGGTTCCCGACCCGGTCGTTCCGGACGGTTGGGCCAAGGTCGCGGTGCGGTCGTCCGCGCTCAACATGCACGACGTGTGGACGCTGCGCGGCGTCGGGCACCCGGCCGATCGGATCCCGATGATCCTGGGCTGCGACGCGGCCGGTGTGGACGAGGACGGCAACGAGGTGATCGTCTACCCGGTGATCGCCGACGCCGACGGTGGTGGCGGCGACGAGACGCTCGACCCCGGCCGTGCGCTGCTGTCCGAGCAGCACGACGGTGCGTTCGCCGAGTACCTCGTGGTGCCCCGGCGCAACCTGATCCCCAAGCCCGAGTGGCTGTCGTTCGACGAGGCGGCGTGCCTGCCGGTCGCGTGGACCACCGCGTACCGGATGCTGTTCACGCAGGCGCAGATCAAGGCCGGCGACCGCGTCCTGGTGCAGGGTGCCGGCGGTGGCGTCGCGACCGCCGCGATCAGTCTGGCGGCCGCCGCGGGCGCCAAGGTATACGCCGCGAGTCGCAGTGCCGAGAAGCGTGCGAGCGCGCTCGAGCTCGGCGCGCACACCGCGATCGAGGCCGGCGCCCGGCTGCCCGAGAAGGTCGACGTGGTGATCGAGACCGTCGGCGAGGCCACGTGGGCGCACTCGATGCGCGCGCTACGTCCCGGGGGCACCATCGTCATCGCGGGTGCGACGTCCGGCTCCAACCCGTCGGCCGACCTCACCCGCATCTTCTACCTCCAGCAGCGCATCCTCGGGTCCACCGGTTGCACCCGGGCGGAGCTGGTGTCGATGCTGCGGATGATGGACGCCACCGGACTGCGACCCAAGATCGACCGCGTGATTCCGTTGCAGGACATCCACTCCGGGTTCCAGGCCATGATCGACGGCGACGTCAACGGCAAGGTCGTGGTGAAGGTCTCGTGA
- a CDS encoding 2-keto-4-pentenoate hydratase — translation MPTDTRGALHAAVPSLAAELAEAERTRRPIAQPTSSHPDLTVADAYEIQRRNIARRVEAGERVVGRKIGLTSLAMQRQLGVDQPDFGAILDTMVVPHEGEQALDDLVAARAEAEFTFRLASDLVPGESAFTFEQVRDAVGEVMLSLELIDSRIADWKIGLVDTVADNASSARLVAGPGVPATRELLDTLPERILTLTRDGETVGEGPGSAVLDHPLNAIVWLADSLAQYGDHLRAGDLVLAGAVHAAVPLAAGSTFGVTSPGLPDVTVRIV, via the coding sequence ATGCCAACTGACACCAGGGGCGCGCTGCATGCGGCAGTCCCCTCGCTCGCCGCAGAGCTTGCCGAGGCGGAGCGCACTCGGCGGCCGATCGCGCAACCGACCTCGTCCCACCCGGACCTCACCGTGGCCGACGCGTACGAGATCCAGCGCCGCAACATCGCGCGTCGGGTCGAGGCCGGCGAACGGGTCGTCGGCCGCAAGATCGGGCTGACGTCGCTCGCGATGCAGCGCCAACTCGGTGTCGACCAGCCCGACTTCGGCGCGATCCTCGACACGATGGTGGTCCCGCACGAGGGCGAGCAGGCCCTGGACGACCTCGTGGCCGCGCGCGCCGAGGCGGAGTTCACGTTCCGCCTCGCGAGCGACCTGGTGCCCGGCGAGTCCGCATTCACGTTCGAGCAGGTGCGCGATGCGGTCGGCGAGGTGATGCTCAGCCTCGAACTCATCGACAGCCGCATCGCCGACTGGAAGATCGGCCTCGTCGACACCGTCGCCGACAACGCGTCGAGCGCCCGTCTGGTCGCGGGTCCGGGTGTTCCCGCCACCCGGGAACTCCTCGACACGCTCCCGGAACGGATCCTCACGCTCACCCGCGACGGCGAGACCGTCGGCGAGGGGCCCGGGTCCGCGGTGCTCGATCACCCGCTCAACGCCATTGTCTGGCTGGCAGATTCGCTCGCGCAGTACGGCGATCACCTGCGCGCGGGGGACCTCGTCCTGGCCGGCGCCGTCCACGCCGCGGTCCCGCTGGCCGCCGGCTCCACCTTCGGTGTCACCTCGCCGGGCCTGCCCGACGTCACCGTCCGCATCGTCTAG
- a CDS encoding aromatic ring-hydroxylating dioxygenase subunit alpha: MCTSDGNAVPQGSIQRPAALTKFVDVSTMVDGDNGYVDRAVFTDHAIYQQELRRIFAPSWLFLGHTSQFAKPGDFLTTFMGEDPVIVSMGKDRKIRAFLNSCRHRGARVCRADFGATKNFTCTYHGWSFDTAGKLVSVPNEAGYPESFDKKDWGLVEVAQLDTYHGLVFATWNPDAPPLKEALGGMTYYMDAMLDRDPEGTVAVGGIHKWVLDGNWKLAAEQFATDWYHVNMSHASALMVLSPTGRGPKAEIVNTPGRQFSDPMGHGAGFPTHPRSRFDAQPVHEYYDYDALRERLGDERVEGPMTTGHATVFPNFSYLPVNGSIRVWHPKGPDKMEVWAWTIVDKSMPEEVREAQRLYNLRTFGPSGIFEQDDGENWSECQAIAGGFITNSVPLNYQMGLGSEREDGVYPGKTSELYSDAAGRGFYRRWAELMNTPAWHEKGAK; the protein is encoded by the coding sequence ATGTGTACCTCCGACGGCAACGCCGTTCCCCAGGGTTCGATCCAGAGGCCGGCCGCCCTCACCAAGTTCGTGGACGTGTCCACGATGGTGGACGGCGACAACGGCTACGTCGACCGTGCGGTCTTCACCGACCACGCGATCTACCAGCAGGAGCTGCGCCGCATCTTCGCGCCCAGCTGGCTGTTCCTGGGCCACACGTCGCAGTTCGCCAAGCCGGGCGACTTCCTCACCACCTTCATGGGTGAGGATCCGGTGATCGTGTCGATGGGCAAGGACCGCAAGATCCGCGCGTTCCTCAACTCCTGCCGCCACCGCGGCGCCCGCGTGTGCCGCGCCGACTTCGGCGCCACCAAGAACTTCACGTGCACGTACCACGGCTGGAGCTTCGACACCGCCGGCAAGCTGGTCAGCGTCCCCAACGAGGCGGGCTACCCGGAGAGCTTCGACAAGAAGGACTGGGGCCTGGTCGAGGTCGCACAGCTCGACACGTACCACGGCCTGGTCTTCGCGACGTGGAACCCCGACGCACCGCCGCTGAAGGAAGCACTCGGCGGGATGACCTACTACATGGACGCGATGCTCGACCGCGATCCCGAGGGCACGGTCGCCGTGGGCGGTATCCACAAGTGGGTGCTGGACGGCAACTGGAAGCTGGCGGCCGAGCAGTTCGCCACCGACTGGTACCACGTCAACATGTCGCACGCGTCGGCGCTGATGGTGCTCTCCCCCACCGGCCGTGGGCCGAAGGCCGAGATCGTCAACACGCCGGGCCGCCAGTTCAGCGATCCGATGGGGCACGGCGCCGGGTTCCCGACGCATCCGCGCAGCCGCTTCGACGCTCAGCCGGTGCACGAGTACTACGACTACGACGCGCTGCGTGAGCGCCTCGGCGACGAGCGCGTCGAGGGCCCGATGACCACGGGCCACGCGACCGTCTTCCCGAACTTCTCGTACCTGCCGGTCAACGGCAGCATCCGCGTCTGGCACCCGAAGGGCCCGGACAAGATGGAGGTCTGGGCGTGGACGATCGTCGACAAGTCCATGCCCGAGGAAGTACGTGAGGCCCAGCGCCTGTACAACCTGCGCACGTTCGGTCCCAGCGGCATCTTCGAGCAGGACGACGGAGAGAACTGGAGCGAGTGCCAGGCCATCGCGGGCGGCTTCATCACCAACAGTGTGCCGCTCAACTACCAGATGGGCCTGGGCAGCGAGCGCGAGGACGGCGTCTACCCCGGCAAGACGAGCGAGCTGTACAGCGACGCCGCCGGCCGCGGTTTCTACCGACGCTGGGCAGAACTGATGAACACACCGGCATGGCACGAAAAGGGCGCGAAGTGA
- a CDS encoding bifunctional 3-phenylpropionate/cinnamic acid dioxygenase ferredoxin subunit gives MSETITRIKVGAVGDIEDGEALVVDAEQTGTGEPIAVFHDDGEYFALNDRCTHGEASLADGWIEGGQVECPLHSGKFCLRTGSVLSMPATEDVAAHKVEVTDDEIWLYPGQNAEAQ, from the coding sequence GTGAGCGAGACCATCACCAGGATCAAGGTCGGCGCGGTCGGCGACATCGAGGACGGCGAGGCGCTGGTCGTCGACGCCGAGCAGACCGGCACCGGCGAGCCGATCGCCGTCTTCCACGACGACGGCGAGTACTTCGCCCTGAACGACCGCTGCACCCACGGCGAGGCGTCGCTCGCCGACGGCTGGATCGAGGGCGGCCAGGTGGAATGCCCGCTGCACTCGGGCAAGTTCTGCCTGCGCACCGGCTCGGTGCTCTCGATGCCGGCCACCGAGGACGTCGCGGCCCACAAGGTCGAGGTCACCGACGACGAGATCTGGCTCTACCCCGGCCAGAACGCAGAGGCGCAGTGA
- a CDS encoding NAD(P)/FAD-dependent oxidoreductase, whose protein sequence is MSTPSAVVVVGGGLAGVSAAGELRARGFEGEITLVDGGPAPYDRPPLSKAFMFGTADEADLALAKPDWYLAQRVTLRTGVAVTALKPDEGVVELADGTRLDADVTILTTGAGARPLPVPGGGLPQVHLLRTIDDARALKARLVPGARLVVIGAGLIGAETASAALQLGASVTLVDPIDPPIAPAVGPELARYLHDQHAANGIDVHAAGVAEIRSTDDDSVVVVLTTGDELPADAVLVGIGSIPSTELAETAGLDVDGGVLVDENLRTSHPAVYAAGDVARRRDADGTLHRREEHWEAAQLNGRAVAARVLGEDPEPECAGWFWSDRHGIHVQGVGSMTAEGETVIRPHPDDATRPQMAFRVRGNTLVGAAFIDGGPAVRAARIIIDRALPVDPAALADPTVNLRKLAKG, encoded by the coding sequence GTGAGTACCCCCTCCGCAGTCGTCGTGGTCGGCGGCGGTCTGGCGGGAGTCAGCGCCGCCGGCGAACTGCGGGCCCGCGGCTTCGAGGGTGAGATCACCCTCGTCGACGGCGGACCCGCGCCGTACGACCGTCCGCCGCTGAGCAAGGCGTTCATGTTCGGTACCGCCGACGAGGCAGATCTCGCTCTCGCCAAGCCGGATTGGTATCTCGCACAGAGGGTCACGCTGCGCACCGGCGTCGCCGTGACGGCACTGAAGCCCGACGAGGGTGTGGTCGAACTGGCGGACGGCACTCGTCTGGACGCCGACGTGACGATCCTGACCACCGGCGCCGGCGCGCGTCCGTTGCCGGTGCCCGGCGGTGGCCTGCCGCAGGTCCACCTGCTGCGCACCATCGACGATGCCCGCGCACTCAAGGCCCGCCTGGTACCCGGCGCTCGCCTGGTGGTGATCGGCGCGGGCCTGATCGGTGCCGAGACCGCTTCCGCCGCACTGCAGCTCGGAGCGTCCGTCACCCTGGTCGATCCGATCGATCCCCCCATCGCCCCCGCCGTGGGCCCGGAGCTCGCGCGCTACCTCCACGACCAGCACGCCGCCAACGGCATCGACGTGCACGCGGCGGGCGTCGCCGAGATCCGCTCGACTGACGACGACAGCGTGGTCGTCGTCCTCACGACCGGCGACGAACTCCCCGCCGACGCGGTCCTGGTGGGCATCGGCTCGATCCCGTCGACCGAACTCGCGGAAACCGCGGGCCTCGACGTCGACGGCGGTGTCCTGGTGGACGAGAACCTGCGGACGAGCCATCCCGCGGTGTACGCCGCTGGTGACGTGGCACGCCGACGCGATGCCGACGGCACACTCCATCGTCGCGAGGAGCACTGGGAGGCAGCGCAACTCAACGGACGCGCGGTGGCCGCCCGCGTCCTGGGAGAAGACCCCGAGCCCGAGTGCGCGGGGTGGTTCTGGTCCGACCGGCACGGCATCCACGTGCAGGGCGTCGGATCGATGACCGCCGAGGGCGAGACCGTGATCCGGCCGCACCCCGACGACGCCACCCGACCGCAGATGGCGTTCCGGGTCCGGGGCAACACCCTGGTCGGCGCCGCGTTCATCGACGGCGGCCCCGCCGTGCGGGCCGCGCGCATCATCATCGACCGCGCACTTCCCGTCGATCCGGCCGCGCTGGCCGACCCGACCGTGAACCTGCGCAAGCTCGCCAAAGGATGA
- a CDS encoding aromatic-ring-hydroxylating dioxygenase subunit beta — protein sequence MATDTTQPTTQRPTADADTHFRVQQLYFHEAELIDDGRFTDWLDLLAEDLHYWAPTRTNRLRRQQSLAVAARGEAAFFDETRASLAWRIRRFDSGMAWAEDPPSRTRHLVSNVVVRHADEDEREIGQWHVRSNFLVYRNRLEREVDIYSGGREDILRENPDGPPGSLLVARRTILLDQNVLLAKNISTFF from the coding sequence ATGGCAACCGACACCACCCAGCCGACCACGCAGCGCCCCACCGCCGACGCCGACACCCACTTCCGGGTGCAGCAGCTGTACTTCCACGAAGCAGAGCTGATCGACGACGGCCGGTTCACCGACTGGCTCGACCTGCTGGCGGAGGACCTGCACTACTGGGCTCCCACCCGCACCAACCGCCTGCGGCGCCAGCAGTCGCTCGCGGTCGCCGCGCGCGGTGAGGCCGCATTCTTCGACGAGACCCGCGCCAGCCTGGCGTGGCGCATCCGCCGCTTCGACTCCGGCATGGCGTGGGCGGAGGATCCGCCGTCGCGCACCCGGCACCTGGTGAGCAACGTCGTGGTCCGCCACGCCGACGAGGACGAGCGCGAGATCGGCCAATGGCACGTCCGCTCGAACTTCCTCGTCTACCGCAACCGTCTCGAACGCGAGGTCGACATCTACTCGGGCGGACGCGAGGACATCCTCCGCGAGAACCCCGACGGCCCTCCCGGCTCGCTGCTCGTCGCCCGCCGCACGATCCTGCTCGACCAGAACGTGTTGCTGGCCAAGAACATCAGCACCTTCTTCTGA
- a CDS encoding alpha/beta fold hydrolase encodes MTTNAAAETALSTREVETSLGTIKVSEAGSGPVLVMLHGGGPGASAIANYSQNLPALTPHFRVVLPDQPGFGGSYRPTDEDLHERSITQITVDALIQTLDAMGIEKFHLMGNSLGGAAAIALALAVPERVTRLVLMAPGGGWLPFGPTPTEGQKAMFRYYNGGGPSVKKMKDFVRTMVADPKQFDDANIEARYEASLDESHIEFYHRYNAAFARRHGMDPLWRNAHKIKAPTLLLWGTEDRTITFEGSQLMLKQIPDVQLHAFSKCGHWVQVERQKEFERLVADFLADCSGDA; translated from the coding sequence GTGACAACGAATGCAGCGGCGGAGACAGCCCTGAGCACCCGCGAGGTCGAAACCTCGCTGGGCACCATCAAGGTGAGCGAGGCCGGCAGTGGCCCCGTCCTGGTGATGCTGCACGGCGGCGGCCCGGGCGCGTCGGCGATCGCCAACTACAGCCAGAACCTGCCGGCACTGACGCCGCACTTCCGCGTTGTCCTGCCGGACCAGCCGGGCTTCGGCGGCAGCTACCGCCCCACCGACGAGGACCTGCACGAGCGCAGCATCACGCAGATCACCGTCGACGCACTGATCCAGACCCTCGATGCGATGGGCATCGAGAAGTTCCATCTCATGGGCAACAGCCTCGGCGGCGCCGCCGCGATCGCGCTCGCGCTCGCCGTCCCCGAGCGGGTGACCCGTCTGGTGCTGATGGCGCCGGGCGGCGGCTGGCTGCCGTTCGGCCCGACGCCGACCGAGGGCCAGAAGGCCATGTTCCGCTACTACAACGGCGGCGGCCCGAGCGTGAAGAAGATGAAGGACTTCGTCCGCACGATGGTCGCCGATCCCAAGCAGTTCGACGACGCGAACATCGAGGCCCGCTACGAGGCGTCGCTCGACGAGAGCCACATCGAGTTCTACCACCGCTACAACGCCGCGTTCGCCCGCCGCCACGGCATGGATCCGCTGTGGCGCAACGCCCACAAGATCAAGGCTCCGACGCTGCTGCTGTGGGGCACCGAGGACCGCACCATCACGTTCGAGGGCTCGCAGCTGATGCTCAAGCAGATCCCCGACGTGCAGTTGCACGCGTTCAGCAAGTGCGGCCACTGGGTCCAGGTCGAGCGTCAGAAGGAGTTCGAGCGGCTCGTGGCCGACTTCCTGGCGGACTGTTCGGGGGACGCATGA
- the hcaB gene encoding 3-(cis-5,6-dihydroxycyclohexa-1,3-dien-1-yl)propanoate dehydrogenase yields the protein MTGWLEGNVALITGGGSGLGRAIAERFLAEGASVVVADRDTAKLDDLIESVGDLADRVHTVEADVRSTTDQHRAVTEAVARFGKLDTLVPNAGIWDYQRSITRLDGDALSAAFDELFAINVKGYLLAVEAGWRELVKTRGSVVMTLSNSAFYPNGGGPLYTASKHACRGLVLELAYELAPKVRVNGVAAGGMRTDLRGPESIGLADRSIEASFARGTTTGDNPLLPLHDASVEPADFTAPYVLLASAANSSNITGAIIPVDGGIAARGFRTAAGGDDL from the coding sequence ATGACCGGGTGGCTCGAGGGCAACGTCGCCCTCATCACCGGCGGAGGCTCCGGGCTGGGCCGGGCGATCGCCGAGCGCTTCCTCGCCGAGGGTGCCTCCGTCGTGGTCGCCGACCGTGACACCGCCAAGCTGGACGACCTGATCGAGTCGGTCGGCGATCTCGCCGACCGGGTGCACACCGTCGAGGCCGACGTCCGGTCCACCACCGACCAGCATCGCGCGGTCACCGAGGCCGTCGCGCGCTTCGGTAAACTCGACACCCTGGTGCCGAACGCGGGTATCTGGGACTACCAGCGCAGCATCACCCGGCTGGACGGCGACGCGTTGTCCGCGGCATTCGACGAGCTGTTCGCCATCAACGTCAAGGGCTATCTGCTGGCCGTCGAGGCGGGGTGGCGTGAGCTGGTCAAGACCCGCGGCAGCGTCGTGATGACGCTGTCGAACTCGGCCTTCTATCCGAACGGAGGCGGACCGCTGTACACCGCGAGCAAGCACGCCTGCCGCGGACTCGTGCTCGAACTGGCGTACGAGCTGGCTCCCAAGGTTCGCGTCAACGGTGTCGCTGCCGGCGGCATGCGCACCGACCTGCGCGGCCCCGAGTCGATCGGACTGGCCGACCGTTCCATCGAGGCGTCGTTCGCGCGCGGCACCACGACGGGTGACAACCCGCTCCTGCCGCTGCACGACGCGAGTGTCGAACCTGCCGATTTCACGGCGCCGTACGTGCTGCTGGCCTCCGCGGCCAACAGTTCCAACATCACCGGTGCGATCATTCCCGTCGACGGCGGCATCGCCGCTCGCGGATTCCGCACCGCAGCGGGCGGAGACGATCTGTGA
- a CDS encoding acyl-CoA synthetase, translated as MSTDKTPVNISPARALQSLGRLHGANTALIYEGQELNYRELTARVHSAALALHATGVRKGDRVGYLGLNSPTFLVSYLASAWVGAVFVPVNFRLASAEIAYQLGDFGPRVLVVEPGHMPLVDEIDPAVLPPRLIAVDNDDAVPLTDEPSERWEKLTAALARGAALEVELTPLPRFADDLAALMYTSGTTGRPKGVMLTHGNIWWNSFNVDSVVDTNRRDVNLAVAPLFHIGCLNSFTLRSLARGGATLVRRTFDPARTLADLVEYKINTIFAVPAMFSAIAQLPHFADADLSHLRSAIVAGAPVPPSLVKEYGHHGVALQQAWGLTETAPFATSLPPERTLERASSAGLPMPFTEIKIVDPVTGATLTEPNAAGEICVRGPNVTPGYWANQKATDAAFDAENWFHSGDLGCLDEEGFLYIVDRIKDMVITGGENVYPAEVERVLVEYPGVTDAAVVGAPDPKWGEIVVAVLVVSTDTDPTLEEIREFTSERLARYKLPKELLVLDSLPRNGSGKLDKVSLRKLAADGHGSLSR; from the coding sequence GTGAGCACCGACAAGACCCCTGTGAACATCAGCCCCGCCCGCGCACTGCAGTCGCTGGGCCGACTGCACGGCGCCAACACCGCCCTCATCTACGAGGGCCAGGAGCTGAACTACCGCGAGCTCACCGCGCGCGTGCACTCGGCGGCGCTGGCGCTGCACGCGACGGGCGTCCGCAAGGGCGACCGGGTGGGCTACCTCGGCCTCAACAGCCCGACCTTCCTCGTGAGCTACCTCGCGTCGGCGTGGGTTGGCGCGGTCTTCGTGCCGGTCAACTTCCGGCTCGCTTCCGCCGAAATCGCCTACCAGCTGGGCGATTTCGGACCGCGCGTGCTGGTCGTCGAGCCCGGCCACATGCCGCTGGTCGACGAGATCGACCCGGCGGTGCTTCCGCCGCGGCTCATCGCGGTCGACAACGACGACGCGGTGCCGCTGACCGACGAGCCGTCCGAGCGCTGGGAGAAGCTGACAGCCGCACTTGCACGGGGCGCGGCACTCGAGGTGGAACTCACCCCGCTCCCCCGCTTCGCGGACGACCTGGCCGCGCTGATGTACACGTCGGGTACGACCGGCCGCCCCAAGGGCGTCATGCTCACGCACGGCAACATCTGGTGGAACTCGTTCAACGTGGACTCCGTGGTGGACACCAACCGCCGCGACGTGAACCTCGCGGTGGCGCCGCTGTTCCACATCGGGTGCCTCAACTCGTTCACGCTGCGCAGCCTCGCCCGCGGCGGTGCGACGCTGGTGCGCCGCACGTTCGACCCGGCCCGCACGCTCGCCGACCTGGTGGAGTACAAGATCAACACGATCTTCGCGGTGCCGGCCATGTTCTCGGCGATCGCCCAGTTGCCGCACTTCGCGGACGCGGACCTCTCGCACCTGCGCTCGGCGATCGTTGCCGGCGCGCCGGTGCCGCCCAGCCTGGTCAAGGAATACGGCCACCACGGTGTCGCGCTGCAGCAGGCGTGGGGCCTGACCGAGACGGCGCCGTTCGCGACGTCACTGCCGCCCGAGCGCACGCTCGAGCGGGCGTCGTCGGCGGGTCTGCCGATGCCGTTCACGGAGATCAAGATCGTCGATCCGGTGACCGGTGCAACGCTCACCGAGCCCAACGCGGCCGGCGAGATCTGCGTGCGCGGACCGAACGTCACCCCGGGCTACTGGGCCAACCAGAAGGCCACGGACGCGGCGTTCGATGCCGAGAACTGGTTCCACTCGGGTGACCTCGGCTGCCTCGACGAGGAGGGATTCCTCTACATCGTCGACCGGATCAAGGACATGGTCATCACGGGCGGCGAGAACGTCTACCCGGCCGAGGTCGAACGGGTGCTCGTCGAGTACCCGGGCGTGACCGACGCGGCCGTCGTCGGCGCCCCGGACCCCAAGTGGGGCGAGATCGTCGTCGCGGTCCTCGTCGTGTCGACCGACACCGATCCGACGCTCGAGGAGATCCGCGAGTTCACCAGCGAGCGCCTCGCGCGGTACAAGCTCCCCAAGGAGCTGCTGGTGCTGGACTCGCTGCCGCGCAACGGATCCGGAAAGCTCGACAAGGTCTCGCTGCGCAAGCTGGCCGCCGACGGCCACGGCTCGCTGAGCCGATGA